The Centroberyx gerrardi isolate f3 chromosome 8, fCenGer3.hap1.cur.20231027, whole genome shotgun sequence genomic sequence AAGATAGCCGAGGAGCAGACACATAAAGGGTTTCATTCCGAAATTAGATATGTactatttgaaaaaagtggctCCTACTTGTAGAAGCTACTTGCTGGCACGACAGTAATGTTAGTGTTAAACGTTATACATCATCTTATTAACTTTTGCTACCATTTTTTCCCCGATCTCTCATCTGTGTAGGAAGCTGGAGGAGATGAGCgtggaaaacagagagatgtGTCAGGTCGTCACCATGAAGGAAGCCTCCGTCCgcagcctgcagcagcagctggaggagcgAGGCGGCGAGTGCAGCTTCCTGTCCAGACAGCTGGAACAAACCCTGACCGACACCAAGAGACAGGTCCgaccacatacacactcacaggacAGGCTCAGCCATTTTGGTCTCttccatacctgtagtacttggacctgcagaaAATATCGACtcagtcagctgtcggttgaaacagcgagctctgttgttaggcctcttgctgctaacagtgAGTCCAAATAGAGTaagataaagagataaaactTGAAGTTAACAGTTAACTTCACCCTCTGCCCTGCAGGTGGACGACAGCCTGCAGAGGGCGTTATCTAAAGAGAGAGCTTCCCAGTCCAAGTCTCTGGACCTGGAGAGCCAGCTGAGCGTCGCCAAGACAGAGCTGAGTCAGCTGCTCCGAGGCAAGGAGGAGGTGCGTCACACTTTGATTAATTCCCATTGAATATCTGATAGCTAACATCTCAGATATAAAATAATCAGAGATCTTTTGTTGCTTCTCATGTGTGATATAGTCAAGATGatgattcagattcagtttaACAGATAATCTAATCTGCCTCTTGTTTTTAGTTTAGACCAATAAATTGGTACCACCATAGATAACTGTATTTAAAAATGCAGCTATCATCAAACTGACAATAACTGTTAATATTAAATGTTAATATGTATGTTCTCcttgccttctgcccaatgtcTACTGGGATAGGCTTCAACACTGAAAAGGGTAAAGCgagtaaagaaaatgaatgaataaatgaatatgttgtccattgattttcattttggacGAGTTTGTATGAATTTGTACCCCCTCAAACAGTTTTGGGAGCCCCTGCTGAAACTGCCACATGCTTGAGTTGAAAGTAAAAGCTGAGACAGTctgtttgctctcctcctccagatgGAGCGTCGCCTGCAGTGTCAGCTGAAGAACATGAAGGACAGACTGGAGCAGTCGGACTCCACCAACCGCAGCCTGCACAACTACGTCCAGTTTCTCAAAGCCTCCTATGGGAACGTGTTTGGTGACTCTTTAGTTTCAAGCTAAACTGCAAAATGCATTCTCCGGTCTGACTGGGCATCCGTCCTCCACAGAGCATTTTAATGTTCCAGCAAGAGACACTATATCCACTTTCTACTTTGGACTTTAAATTCCTGCAATAAATATGAAGCTAATAAAGCTAATTTTAATATgagaatgtttacattttacttGACTAGATTTTATTTAAGTTCTTtggaataaatgtttttttatcagtgtcaccaagacaatTTCTGTACAATTCTTGATTCATATTGCAAAGTcttttgttgtctgtctctgttctgAATGTGAGAATATGAAGTTTTACATGTTCTGTTTTGGCAGAATAAATAGATGATCGTAATATAACATTAAAGAGCTTTTTACTTTGATTTAACTGATCTGTACCTTCATTAAAAAGAGCTGAGTGTATTGCTGGGTATTGTACAAatatagtgatatcataggagattAATATACCATTAAGTACGATAAGGTCGCTATAAACTCACCATTGAGGACCACAGATtctaagtccctataggaatgtcATCTGAATATTATGGTGATTATTCGTTATATCCAATCTGACTTTTATCGCCAAacttcattaaaaaaatctggcaatttaaattggccttgcttatcggcaaacgcacacacatagaAGATGACTTAAGGCCTTTTATGAATAATTAGGGTCTGTTCTTCAAGTCGGCATTCATCAAGCAGctcttatttcaataaaacttCTACTTTTAGAATCGGTTTTCTTGTTATTCCACAACTATCTACCAAAATAAAGTGAAGAGCGGTAGTGAGCAGTGTGAActagttgagattttattgaaatgtaaTGCTGCTGGGTGAATCACTTTATGCCGAATTTTCCAGTGGCTCCTATCGATTCGTAAAATGTCTGAAGTTATGTTCTGAGAGGTGTGTATCGTTTGCTGACATGCGAAGAATGATAAACGACATCCCCAGATAGCTGTAATTTGGTGTGGTAAGCTTGCTAGAGTGGTTTTCGGGTCTAGGTGTGACGTCACACTGATATTATCATGTGCATTATTCTTAGTAGAGCCGACGGAGATGTAAGCACTACtctgaaatgcaaaataaaccAAGTTATTGCAATACAATGTCGACGAGATTATTTAACCAAGAACGAAACAGGTTATGAGATTCTGGGTTTGAGGAGCCGCATAGCCGGAACCATAAGAGCGTCCAGGCAGCAGGCGGGAAGTTTCTCGTCGGACTGTAATTAATGTAACCTCGTTCAAAGCTTCAAAACTTAGCTTAGCGTTTTGGTTAGCTTTTTTAAAAGTTTGGGTGTTGTTTACTGTCCTGTCGCCATGCCTGTTGACAGTCTACGATGGGAGACATTAGAAGCCTTAAAAAACTCACCGAAAGGCAAACTCAAATACAACGCACACTGGCTGGAAAAGGGCGAGGTGAGTCTCGAGAGGCGTTAGCTcactgtaacgttagctaggccAAGCAAAGTTAGCTCTCTTTTTGTAGGGTAACCTTCATAACATGTTTTACAATCTAGGCATTTAGCTAGCTGACATTCTTAACCGGGGCGACCTACAATGAGGGTAACAGTTTAATGAGTTTAATTTATAATTCACTAGCATTGcatgaaaagaggaggaggtacTGATTGTCAAATTTATCTTTTTAAGTCAACATTATCTCATTATTGCTGACAGAAGTCTACCAATAACCATAACCAATTGTACTGTGATAAATCTGTCGGCCAGCCACTACCGTTAAACATGTCTTGAAAcccatttttattcattgccCTCTCACTGTGTCTGACATGTTCTGTTATACTCTATTGctcttatttatttgtgttatgTCTTACTTATTTACTGTTCTCTGTGTTGTAACCCCACTGTTTTGTAAAACACTCTAGTACACACTGGTTTTGTATTTTGAAGCCAATGTAGGGCTATGCAGTGTATGCTAtgtggttgaaatcaatatcacgattatcaaaaggatttttttcaatatatatcatgatatggctCATTTATGCAAAATCAAAATggtaaataatgaaattaatgttcatcccattcagccgaatggtaatgttaggtgtgatgtcaaacaaaaccgaaatgttcaaataatattatacccatacctcattttgtcagagcttTTAAATAAcatgtgcttgttatcatcagtttagacagcagaattgtgtgtcatgatatcaccatatcatcaccatatgattccactgaaagatgacAAACGATAATATTGAGTTATCGCCCAGCACTACTGTACAGTacaaataaaagccaaaccTTTATAGAGCTCATACGGAAACAGAAggattaatgtgtgtgtgtgtgtgtgtgtgttcttgcaggATATTCTGGCCGGTTGCATCGATGCCCCCAGCCTGTCCCCGCTGTCCGGTCTCATCCTGAAGCGGCTCAGCCCCCGGCCGCTGCAGAAGAGCTTCTCTCTGAGCTCCGGCTCCCGGGACTCCAGCCCTGGCCTGAGTGAGGAGAGCCCCGCCTCGCTGTCCTCGACCAGCTCCTTCCCTTCCATCAACGGGACAAacggctccctctccttctcacaGCTAGTCGTCCCCTCTTTGAAGACCGAGCATGAGCAGGCGAGTCTCTCCACAGCCCCGAATACCTGCtgttctctcttgtctctgtgtATGGGAGGGAACGGCATGCCAAACTCCATCGTGAGTTCTGGTGGTTTAATGTTGCCTAACTTATCGCCAAGCGTACACACCTCATAAAACATGATCTGAGATGTTTCCTGAATCGTTAGGGTTCACTGGTGAATTCGGCATACATCAAGCAGCACTAACTTCAATAAAATCTCTAAAATCTAAAACTTTTATAAGTAGTTTGCCTGATATTCACCTGTAATCTTCCTCCACTAAAATGCATTGTGGGAGACGTGTGCAAATCAATTTATAAAACTAATAGTTTATTGTAACAACTACAATTGGTGGAACAtatggtatatactgtatatgccaaATTTACCAGTGAATCCTAATGTTTGGATGAGGGTCTCTCCTCATTTTCTGCAGGACTGTGGGTCTTTAAGAAGTCTGGAAAATGCTTAAATTATCTAAATCAACGCCTGTATGTAACTGtaaaatatatctatatataaatacagtttttaGAGGTCTTAATTTTTCATGtgatgtccactcttagatgaaTAGAGACCAGGGTTAATACAATATGCcaaatatgttttcttttcatcGCATATACTATAATTGGACATCATGTTCctaaacaattaatttcctggtgtttTAGAACCTCGACTAGCCATGTTGAATCAGAAACAGGCTGGTTTTGAATgacttttgtttctttattttggtggtCTTAAATGTAATTCCCGGCAGCATTTAAAAGctctctgaaacctgcagatagcCTGGTTTTCCAAAAGCCAAGTATCAAACTGCAAGAATTTTCTGTGGAGCTCAACGTGATGCTCTCtccaaaagaaagagagaacagcatGCTATAGTCTCCCCTGTTCACTTTATTTACCTCTCTTTGCACTCTTGTGGAAGCATCTTCCTGTCTTGAATGACTTGTCCTGTCTTTTCCTCATGTTGACGCGCTGCAGGTTGTCAGCGACGAGGCGAAGGATCCAGATCTGGATCCGGGTGTCGGTCCTGTTTCCGGCCCTGCGTCTCCGCCCGCCATCTCCCTGCTGTCGCCCCGAGCCACGCAGATGGCCGGCTGCATCCGCATCTGTGAGGAGAAACACCGGGCCAAGGCCAAGGTGGGGTCCAAATAACCATAACGACTGTTAACACCTTCCCCTTCTCCCACACCAGTTCCACATGTTCAACTGTTTTACACAGCAAGCTCCTGGCTGTCTGACTGCGTTGGACATCAAGAAAATGTTTGCTTTACAATGTTTTATGTTGAGtagattgactgattgattgattcagaGGGAATACATTTTAAGCATGGGCATAAATATGCGTGAACATAAACGCAATACGTATAAATATAGAATACACAAAGAGTAATATTCCAAATCACTACATACCCattttgggtaaaaaaaaaaaggctgatacttttgtttttgattCCGCCAGAATTtaattcttatcagggtggagaAGCTTCTGAAAccacatttagaccatcatgggacacaaaaactctccattgaaacctaggatgatgaataaaacatattcCTACATATTTGTGAGGAATCCAATCAACATGTCTCATTAGATTCAGATtaaaggcttcccatagacaactacTGTTTTGATCTATTctaaaataaatgtgtaatcaaacaaactgcattataTCTATCTTATCAGAGGTGAAAGACACTGACTAGTTGCTTAACAGGTTTTAATTAAAGGTCAGTATGGgcctgatatacagtatgtatctgTTGCTGCAGACGGAGCTGAGGCTGcggcaggagctgcaggagcagcTGGTGGCGTCGGTGGCGAGCCGCGAGTCCGAGCAGCTCAAACGCTTCGAGGAATTCATGGAGCTGAAGCAGAGGCAGGAATACCAGTGTATGAGGGACATGATGGACCGAGAGTAAGACCCGCTCAGAAACTGGGTTTTGataacatttcagaaaatactACATTTACGTGGTCACATCAAAATGTGGTTTTCTCTTCCTGCGTGGCAGAACTAAAGAGAGCATCGGGCGCCAAGAGAAGCTGAAAGAAGAGCAGCGACACAGAATGAAGGTAGGATGATCATTTTGATATGTCGAGGCTTCGCAGTTGATCAGAACTCTTGTGGCGCCATCTTGCAGGTCTCATCACAGAATTGGCTTTTTGCTAATAATGGCTAAAAAAGAGCGATATCTGTAAAAGATGTAGATCCATACAGTAACGTTAAAAGAATGGTCTGATAATGTAGGTTTGTTTAGAAAACTCTCGTCTTCAGCCCCCTAACCTCTTTAGTTTTAGTCTGTACTGAGAggtgtagcttgagaagagtcagctgaGTTTACCTCAACCaacaaaagtttgtttttgcttcAAGACTTTGCTTTGTTAGCCAGCAAGCAAACAAACCCCAATGAAAACCACATGCCAAAACATGACTTTACTAAAGTCtttgttattttgttgattttctaaGTGAAAAGaattcagaaacagaaactcTGCAGGGAACAAACTTGAACATGACACATTTATGCAATTTTTTATGTACAATTACTCTTTATTTGCTTAATTTAACcgattgaaaaaataaataaaacagtaaatgtGACCTGTCCAAAAGTTTGGGCACCCTGTTAGTCAGTACTTAGTAACAGCCTCCAAACGTAATGGGCTGTAGTTGAGATATTAAAACCACTCTGAGTGTCTAAATGTGTTCGTCCCTCCTCGCCGCGACTCTGTCAGATCCTGAACCTGCGGCTGAGGGAGGCGGAGCAGCAGCGCATGCGGGAGGCGGAGCTGGAGCGCCAGCGGCAGACGGAGGGCCGGGAGCGGCTGCGTAACCTCAACACCATCCAGGAGGAGATCCTGCAGCTCAACCAGCTGCTGGAGCCGTCCACCCAGACCAGGACGGGCGCCGCGCCCACCGACCTCGGCTCCTACAGCACCCGAGGGAACCAGCTCTGCTCCCAGGTGTCGGAGGTGGTGCGAACCACGGCCGAGGTCAGGTTTGAGTTCCTGGTGCTTACCGTTTTGGCTGCTGATGGGTTCGTGGTTCTTGCCTATACAGGTCTGGAAATAGTctggaaacaaatggaaaattacTGTGGTCATTTCCAGATCTTAAAAAGTTCTCAAATTTGCATGAAAAGTCAGGAAATGTCTGAAAAACACACCTGTAGTCCCAAAGTATGTTTTGTTATGATTGACAAAAGTACATCCCCAGTGACAAAAGGTACAAGTctgtatctttttttctctcacagtGTAGAGTGcatgacactgaaataaaatcacGACAAAACGTACTTGTGTATTGGAACtacaggtgttttttttcagacaTTTCCTGAATTTTCGTGCAAATTTGGGACCTTTTTAAAGACCTGGGACTGTATCAGTTTGACAAAAAGGTAAAGTCCTAGTGACACAGTGTAGGTGCCCAGCCCACACAGGCTTACACCACCCATCCATAACATTCCTTCGTAAGCTGGGATATCATATGTACCAAGTATATTGTACATCATTTTGAACACGGCCCAGTatttttttgtcagaaaatcaaaccggaagacaaacaataaacgaACATGGACGTCCTGCAGCTGAATGAGCAAATTTAACAAACACATTCTAGTTATGATGGTTAGTCCGGTTAACTATAAACGTTTAATGTAGGGGCATATCTGTGTTAAGTGTTTTCTTACCATTGACTGACAtaaaacgttttttttcccGCCATGTTCAGAAGATTAAAGGTTATCGTTGCATCATAACTTGGAAATTTGACATCTGACTTTGCATGCTGATCAtatgaaatttccaagtagaaatttgttttttcagtATATCAGATCGATTCAGGGAGACTCTGAATTCAGGAGAATAGGtcttaatgtatttatttaatatgtCTGATAtgttttctgtatattttatctGTGTTTTCATGCCCTGTGTTGAACTTGGTCACTGATGCGGCTCGTCTACCCGTCAGACCCTGTGTAACGTTTTCCCGTCTGTCTGCAGGGTGAGTTTCCCAGCGTGGAGGACATGACCGCGGCAGAGCGCGCGCTCCACGAGATGAGGGCCCTGATCCGGCTGATGCAGGAGGAGACCGCCAAGGcccaggagaagaagaagaaggagcaggaggagcaggaggagcgcaggaagcaggcggagctgcaggCCCAGCAGGAGGCGCAGAAGAAGGCGGCGCTGTCCGCCAAAGAGAAGGCGAAGAGGAAAGgtgagagggagcaggagggatTTAACAGAGGTGCTAAGTATTGTTCGAGGCAGGAAGTCTattgttagccccgccctcctccccccccagTTTGTCAAGTTCCGCCCCaccacctgtcactcatcttgatgatgtcatctctccaGAGGCTGAGGTCGCCGGCAGCGTAAATCCTCCACAGCAGATCTGACActgatgttcaccgtgtttctgaacgtttagcttcgctcttctttcttcctgctttcctccattgttgttgctgctatgacgacctgctctgtggccactagcctcaccttggtagccactagcctcaccttggTAGCCACAACGGCTGCATGACCTGATTAATCCCAAAATTGCAAAACTGACCACTGCAATTTCTAAATCGCAAGGGaagtaaaataatttaaaatggtgCTAATAAAATTGTAGGGAAAGTGTGgcagtgaggtgtgtgtgagtatgtttattcagagagagagtgagggagagtgtgtgtgtgtgtgtgtgtgtgtgtgtgtgtgtgtgtgtgtgtgtgtgtgtgtgtgtgtgtgtgtgtgtgtgtgtgtgtgtgtgtgtgtgtgtgtgtgtgtgagagagagtctgttttcaaagagagagaaaaatgaagttGGAGAATGTGTGTTCTGCTCCTGAGGGAAAAACTTCAAGAGTCTCTTCAAGGACTTCAAGAGTTTCTTCTTGGATAAAAAGGTTTTTCATCCAGAAACACAGTTATATTCTGGCGCTGTGCAGAATAACTTGCTCGCATAAAACAAGTTTTATATCAGAGAACATCCgtcatttttcattcaaactGAGCAAATCCTACGTTAAGTGCTGAAGAAGAAATGGCACAGAAAAACCTGTGCACACATGGCAGCAGTGCATGTGAAGAGTTTTCTCAGACAGTGTGGTGATTAGGAAATCTTTGGGCAagcctctgttttctctctttcttcaataACAGACccaattttcaaaaggcaagtgataattcaaaaccacATAACCAGATGATAACCAGACACTTTCAATATGCTGCACTTATCCTAAtggacatttcattttatttattatatatagaACCACTATATCCACCTTTTTAGTTTTGAAAGTTAACTAGCAAAGTTAAGTCTTAAgtcttttgtatttcatttttttcccgcTGTACCGAAAAGCGTACCAAACTGTGACCCCAGAACCGAGGTACACACCACACTCGAGTTTTGTGTACCATGACACCCCGACTGTAacctcctcttctgtcctcagGCCTGCAGACCAGAGCTGAAGACACGACACTGAAGTGGTAcaaggagctgcaggaggcggCCGCTCAGTGTGCGCAGTCTCTAGAGGAGCTGAACGGCACCAAGGACATCCAGGTCGGTTTCTCCTCTCTGCGTGGAGGGTTATAATATGTTTATGATTACTATTATAATCCGGGTGAGAAATTCCCACCAGCCAGCAGCTAAATGGTAATACATTTTAGCTTAGGAAGGGGCTGGCAAGTTTACTCTTCCACCCATATTGGCAGGTGACcagccatcatggaggtcctcGTCTcgatctagttggctggtaaaatagtgaaagtggccggTGAACTTTGGGATTGCGGACAAAAAAACTTGCAAAAGAgtagtagagctgcaacgattaatcgattagttgtcagctattaaattaatcgccaactattttgataatcggtttgagtaattttttaaagaaaaataagtcaaaattctctgattccagcttcttaaatgtgaatattttctggtttctttactcctctatgacag encodes the following:
- the gle1 gene encoding mRNA export factor GLE1, giving the protein MPVDSLRWETLEALKNSPKGKLKYNAHWLEKGEDILAGCIDAPSLSPLSGLILKRLSPRPLQKSFSLSSGSRDSSPGLSEESPASLSSTSSFPSINGTNGSLSFSQLVVPSLKTEHEQASDALQVVSDEAKDPDLDPGVGPVSGPASPPAISLLSPRATQMAGCIRICEEKHRAKAKTELRLRQELQEQLVASVASRESEQLKRFEEFMELKQRQEYQCMRDMMDRETKESIGRQEKLKEEQRHRMKILNLRLREAEQQRMREAELERQRQTEGRERLRNLNTIQEEILQLNQLLEPSTQTRTGAAPTDLGSYSTRGNQLCSQVSEVVRTTAEGEFPSVEDMTAAERALHEMRALIRLMQEETAKAQEKKKKEQEEQEERRKQAELQAQQEAQKKAALSAKEKAKRKGLQTRAEDTTLKWYKELQEAAAQCAQSLEELNGTKDIQTKKLRMELQKAATIPVSQISSISGSQLREIFDKIDKLLSGRAVVSGGKSVSTSQHPKGLDFVSYKLAEKFVKQGEEEVASHHEAAFPIAVVASGVWELHPRVGELILAHLHKKCPYAVPHYPPMKDGTSVEEYQRILGYRVDDSGVEGQDSFLKRMSGMIRLYAAVIQLRWPYGSKQGPGPHGLNHGWRWLAQMLNMEPLADVTATLLFDFLEVCGNALMKQYQGQFWKLMLLIKEEYFPRIEAVTSTGQMGSVIRLKQFLETSLRSRQISPPKGQLSSTFWRS